The Streptomyces sp. CC0208 genome window below encodes:
- a CDS encoding acyl-CoA dehydrogenase family protein, translating to MDSLAAPEQAATHAVTNQPPPLAPYDASDDPVLLEGLRREGADWAEEGLRRLGLRAGSAEAQEWADQANRHEPVLRTHDRYGNRVDEVDFHPSWHHLMRTAVAEGLAGTPWAEDRTGAHVARTAGGLVWGHTDAGHGCPTSMTYAAIPALRKEPELAKVYESLLTGREYEPELRVPTRKRGLLAGMGMTEKQGGSDVRTNTTTATPTAESGMYTLRGHKWFTSAPMCDVFLVLAQAPGGLSCFLVPRVLPDGSRNTFRIQRLKDKLGNRSNASSEPEFDGTVAWLVGPEGQGVKTIIEMVNCTRLDCVMMSATLMRRTLVEAGHHARHRSAFGARLIDQPLMRNVLADLALESEAATTLTLRLAGAADRAVRGDAGEQAFRRIATAVGKYWVTKRGPAFTAEALECLGGNGYVEDSGMPRHYREAPLLSIWEGSGNVNALDVLRALRRDPDTAQALFGELALAQGADARLDAAVARLRDQLATASEAGARRLVEYMALTLQASLLVRHAPPAVADAFCATRLGGDWGHAFGTLPDAADVAAILGRALPGAN from the coding sequence ATGGACTCCCTCGCCGCGCCCGAGCAGGCCGCCACCCACGCCGTCACCAACCAGCCCCCTCCCCTTGCCCCGTACGACGCCTCCGACGACCCCGTCCTGCTGGAGGGGCTGCGCCGCGAGGGCGCCGACTGGGCCGAGGAGGGCCTGCGGCGGCTCGGTCTGCGGGCCGGCAGCGCCGAGGCCCAGGAGTGGGCGGACCAGGCCAACCGGCACGAGCCGGTGCTGCGCACGCACGACCGGTACGGCAACCGGGTCGACGAGGTCGACTTCCACCCGAGCTGGCACCACCTGATGCGGACCGCCGTCGCCGAGGGCCTGGCCGGCACACCCTGGGCGGAGGACCGTACCGGCGCCCATGTCGCCCGCACGGCGGGCGGCCTGGTGTGGGGACACACGGACGCTGGCCACGGCTGCCCCACGTCGATGACGTACGCGGCGATCCCGGCGCTGCGCAAGGAGCCGGAGCTGGCGAAGGTCTACGAATCCCTGCTGACCGGCCGTGAGTACGAGCCGGAGCTCAGGGTGCCGACCCGAAAGCGCGGCCTGCTCGCGGGCATGGGGATGACCGAGAAACAGGGCGGCTCCGACGTCCGGACGAACACCACCACCGCCACGCCCACCGCGGAGTCCGGGATGTACACCCTGCGTGGGCACAAGTGGTTCACGTCGGCGCCGATGTGCGATGTGTTCCTGGTGCTGGCACAGGCGCCCGGCGGGCTGTCGTGCTTCCTCGTCCCGCGCGTCCTGCCGGACGGCAGCCGCAACACCTTCCGCATCCAGCGCCTCAAGGACAAGCTCGGCAACAGGTCCAACGCCTCCTCCGAGCCCGAGTTCGACGGGACGGTCGCCTGGCTGGTCGGCCCCGAGGGACAGGGCGTCAAGACCATCATCGAGATGGTCAACTGCACGCGGCTGGACTGCGTGATGATGTCGGCGACCCTGATGCGCAGGACGCTCGTCGAGGCGGGACATCATGCCCGGCACCGCAGCGCGTTCGGCGCCCGGCTGATCGACCAGCCGCTGATGCGCAACGTCCTGGCCGATCTGGCACTGGAGTCCGAGGCCGCCACCACCCTCACGCTACGGCTGGCGGGCGCCGCCGACCGGGCCGTACGCGGGGACGCAGGCGAGCAGGCGTTCCGCCGTATCGCCACCGCGGTCGGCAAGTACTGGGTCACGAAGCGGGGTCCGGCCTTCACCGCGGAGGCCCTGGAATGCCTCGGCGGCAACGGCTACGTGGAGGACTCGGGCATGCCCCGGCACTACCGGGAGGCGCCCCTGCTGTCGATCTGGGAGGGCTCCGGGAACGTCAACGCCCTCGACGTCCTGCGGGCGTTGCGCCGCGATCCGGACACCGCTCAGGCGCTGTTCGGCGAACTCGCCCTGGCCCAGGGGGCGGACGCCCGTCTGGACGCGGCCGTCGCCCGCCTCAGGGACCAGTTGGCCACGGCGTCCGAGGCGGGCGCCCGCCGACTGGTGGAGTACATGGCGCTGACGCTCCAGGCCTCCCTCCTCGTCCGGCACGCCCCGCCGGCGGTCGCCGACGCGTTCTGCGCGACCCGGCTCGGCGGCGACTGGGGGCACGCCTTCGGCACGCTGCCCGACGCGGCGGACGTGGCCGCGATCCTCGGGAGGGCACTGCCCGGCGCCAACTGA
- a CDS encoding PaaX family transcriptional regulator C-terminal domain-containing protein yields MRRNVSEQPGEVDLRPLSARSVVLSLLLGAHPPQLPVKDLVRAVEPFGVGGSTLRAALSRMVSAGDLRRAEGVYGLSDRLLARQRRQDDSVHPRTRAWSGDWEMVVITATGRGPAERAELRARLTALRLAELREGVWLRPANLLRPLPEDLDGIAQRCTARPAGSGPELAAGLWPLDRWAADSRALLAHVARADRPADRLTGFAAVVRHLLTDPVLPPELLPHDWPGAALRSAYAAYQGELADTVPQDHLRA; encoded by the coding sequence ATGCGCAGGAACGTGTCGGAGCAGCCCGGTGAGGTGGACCTGCGGCCGCTGTCCGCCCGGTCGGTCGTGCTGAGCCTGTTGCTCGGCGCGCATCCACCGCAGCTGCCGGTGAAGGACCTGGTCCGCGCGGTGGAGCCGTTCGGGGTCGGCGGCTCCACGCTGCGTGCCGCGCTCAGCCGGATGGTGAGCGCCGGGGACCTGCGGCGTGCCGAGGGCGTCTACGGCCTCAGCGACCGGCTTCTCGCCCGTCAGCGCCGCCAGGACGACTCCGTGCACCCCCGCACGCGCGCGTGGAGCGGCGACTGGGAGATGGTCGTGATCACCGCTACCGGCCGTGGACCGGCCGAACGCGCCGAACTGCGCGCGCGGCTGACCGCCCTCCGGCTCGCCGAACTGCGCGAGGGCGTCTGGCTGCGCCCCGCCAACCTGCTCCGACCACTCCCGGAGGACCTCGACGGGATCGCCCAGCGCTGCACGGCCCGCCCTGCCGGTTCCGGCCCCGAGCTCGCCGCCGGCCTGTGGCCCCTGGACCGCTGGGCGGCCGACTCCCGGGCGTTGCTCGCCCATGTCGCCCGCGCGGACCGGCCGGCGGACCGGCTCACCGGCTTCGCGGCGGTCGTACGCCATCTGCTGACCGATCCGGTCCTGCCGCCCGAGCTCCTGCCGCACGACTGGCCGGGCGCCGCACTGCGGTCCGCGTACGCGGCCTATCAGGGCGAGCTCGCGGACACCGTCCCTCAGGACCACCTGCGCGCATGA
- a CDS encoding pectate lyase: MTSSARPRARTRALTGAAAALGLSVGMIMTLTAPTASAATWPTANGSQAVSSTIQLSGTKDYGMKRLYGTGDLGSDSQDEDQGPILNLAAGTVLKNVIIGAPAADGIHCAGSCTLQNVWWEDVGEDAATFRGSSSSNVYTVSGGGARSASDKVFQFNGAGTLNVSNFAVQNFGTFVRSCGNCSTQYKRTINLNTIEATYSGNKLVGINTNYGDSATLKKITIVGDSGKKIVPCQKYIGNNTGKEPTTNGSGPDSTYCKYATSDITYR, translated from the coding sequence ATGACTTCTTCGGCACGCCCACGCGCGCGTACACGCGCGCTGACCGGCGCCGCGGCCGCCCTCGGCCTCTCGGTTGGCATGATCATGACACTCACGGCACCGACGGCGAGCGCCGCCACCTGGCCCACCGCGAACGGCAGCCAGGCGGTCTCCTCGACCATCCAGCTGTCCGGCACCAAGGACTACGGGATGAAGCGCCTGTACGGCACGGGCGACCTGGGCAGCGACAGCCAGGACGAGGACCAGGGGCCGATCCTGAACCTGGCCGCCGGCACGGTCCTGAAGAACGTCATCATCGGCGCCCCCGCCGCCGACGGCATCCACTGCGCGGGCAGCTGCACGCTGCAGAACGTGTGGTGGGAGGACGTCGGCGAGGACGCGGCGACCTTCCGCGGCTCCTCGTCGTCGAACGTGTACACGGTCTCCGGTGGTGGCGCGCGGTCGGCCAGCGACAAGGTGTTCCAGTTCAACGGCGCCGGCACGCTCAACGTCTCCAACTTCGCGGTGCAGAACTTCGGCACCTTCGTCCGCTCCTGCGGCAACTGCTCGACGCAGTACAAGCGGACGATCAACCTCAACACCATCGAGGCGACCTATTCGGGCAACAAGCTCGTCGGCATCAACACCAACTACGGCGACAGCGCGACCCTGAAGAAGATCACGATCGTCGGGGACTCCGGCAAGAAGATCGTCCCCTGCCAGAAGTACATCGGGAACAACACGGGCAAGGAGCCGACCACCAACGGTTCCGGACCCGACAGTACTTACTGCAAGTACGCCACCTCCGACATCACCTACAGGTAG
- a CDS encoding polysaccharide lyase family 1 protein: protein MRTRPPRTHAQRSALAAGAVALATAAALAVPQPAGAAETSPIGFGAGTTGGGSASAVTVSTLSAFKTAVTGSTAKVVKVNALISLSGTVDVGSNTTVLGVGSSSGFTGGGLRLKKVTNVVVRNLNISKPLAPADGIEVQASTKVWIDHNSFSADRDHDKDYYDGLLDINHGSDSVTVSWNTFKDHFKGSLVGHSDKNASEDTGHLRVTYHHNWFNKVNSRIPSLRFGTGHFYDNYVVGAETAVHSRMGAQMLVENNVFRSTGVAVTTNRNSDVDGYANLRGNDLGGAATEVSQVGTFTTAPYSYTAEPASSVVASVTGGAGAGKL from the coding sequence ATGCGTACTCGCCCCCCACGTACACACGCGCAGAGATCCGCCCTGGCCGCCGGTGCGGTCGCGCTCGCGACGGCGGCCGCCCTGGCCGTCCCGCAGCCGGCCGGGGCCGCCGAGACCTCCCCCATCGGTTTCGGCGCCGGCACCACCGGCGGCGGCAGCGCTTCCGCGGTCACCGTCTCCACGCTGAGCGCCTTCAAGACAGCCGTCACCGGCAGCACGGCGAAGGTCGTCAAGGTCAACGCCCTGATCTCGCTGAGCGGCACGGTCGACGTCGGTTCCAACACCACGGTGCTGGGCGTCGGTTCGTCGTCCGGGTTCACCGGCGGCGGGCTGCGGCTGAAGAAGGTCACCAACGTCGTGGTCCGCAACCTGAACATCAGCAAGCCCCTCGCGCCCGCCGACGGCATCGAGGTGCAGGCCTCGACGAAGGTGTGGATCGACCACAACTCCTTCTCGGCGGACCGCGATCATGACAAGGACTACTACGACGGGCTGCTGGACATCAATCACGGCTCGGACAGCGTCACGGTGTCCTGGAACACCTTCAAGGACCACTTCAAGGGCTCGCTCGTCGGCCACAGCGACAAGAACGCGAGCGAGGACACCGGCCACCTGAGGGTGACGTACCACCACAACTGGTTCAACAAGGTCAACTCGCGCATCCCCAGCCTGCGCTTCGGGACCGGGCACTTCTACGACAACTACGTCGTCGGCGCCGAGACCGCGGTGCACTCGCGCATGGGCGCCCAGATGCTCGTGGAGAACAACGTCTTCCGGAGCACCGGAGTCGCTGTCACCACGAACCGGAACAGTGACGTGGACGGATACGCCAACCTGCGCGGCAACGACCTCGGCGGAGCCGCCACCGAGGTCTCGCAGGTCGGCACCTTCACCACCGCTCCGTACAGCTACACCGCCGAGCCCGCCTCCTCCGTCGTCGCCTCGGTGACGGGCGGCGCGGGCGCCGGCAAGCTCTGA
- a CDS encoding PHB depolymerase family esterase has protein sequence MPITPRRPLGSVLAVVLSLLAAVLFAAVPTASARTQAVPTATLTEITNFGTNPSNLQMYLYVPDNVTAHPAVVVAVHYCTGSGPAMYNGTEWARLADTYGFVVVYPSVTRSSKCFDVSSPQALKRGGGSDPVGIKSMIDWTVNTYSADTGRIYATGISSGAMMTNVLLGDYPDVFAAGAAFSGVPFGCFATTDGSEWNSACSGGTIAHTPQQWGDLVRAAYPGYTGTRPRMQVWHGTNDDVLRYPNFGEEIKQWTNVLGVSQTPAVTDTPVSGWTRTRYGATGDRAPVEAISLQGVGHNLYTTGMAARALAFFGLDGSGPAPQPQPGACKVTATTNAWSTGLTASLTITNTGTTAINGWQLAFTLPTGQTITNGWGATYSPSSGAVTGTNATYNGTIAPNASVSIGYQANHGGNSAAPGAFALNGKTCTAS, from the coding sequence GTGCCCATCACCCCGAGGAGACCGCTGGGTTCGGTGTTGGCGGTTGTGCTGTCGTTACTCGCGGCGGTGCTCTTCGCCGCCGTCCCCACCGCATCCGCCCGCACGCAGGCCGTCCCCACGGCGACCCTCACCGAGATCACCAATTTCGGTACGAATCCCAGCAACCTTCAGATGTACCTGTATGTGCCGGACAACGTCACCGCGCACCCGGCGGTCGTCGTCGCCGTGCACTACTGCACCGGCTCGGGACCGGCCATGTACAACGGCACCGAGTGGGCGCGACTGGCCGACACCTACGGCTTCGTGGTGGTCTACCCCTCGGTCACCCGGTCCAGCAAGTGCTTCGACGTGTCCTCGCCGCAGGCGCTGAAGCGGGGTGGCGGCAGCGACCCCGTGGGCATCAAGTCGATGATCGACTGGACGGTGAACACCTACTCCGCCGACACCGGCAGGATCTACGCCACCGGCATCTCCTCCGGCGCGATGATGACGAACGTCCTGCTCGGCGACTACCCGGACGTGTTCGCGGCGGGCGCGGCCTTCTCCGGCGTCCCCTTCGGCTGCTTCGCCACGACGGACGGCTCCGAGTGGAACAGCGCCTGCTCGGGCGGCACGATCGCCCACACCCCGCAGCAGTGGGGCGACCTGGTCCGTGCCGCCTACCCGGGCTACACCGGCACCCGGCCGCGCATGCAGGTGTGGCACGGCACCAACGACGACGTGCTGCGCTACCCCAACTTCGGCGAGGAGATCAAGCAGTGGACGAACGTCCTCGGCGTCAGCCAGACGCCGGCCGTCACCGACACGCCCGTCTCCGGCTGGACCCGCACCCGCTACGGCGCCACCGGTGACCGCGCCCCGGTCGAGGCGATCAGTCTCCAGGGCGTCGGCCACAACCTCTACACGACCGGCATGGCCGCCCGCGCCCTTGCCTTCTTCGGTCTCGACGGCTCGGGCCCGGCACCGCAACCCCAGCCGGGCGCCTGCAAGGTGACGGCCACGACCAACGCCTGGAGCACCGGTCTGACGGCGTCCTTGACGATCACCAACACCGGCACCACGGCGATCAACGGCTGGCAGTTGGCCTTCACCCTCCCCACCGGCCAGACCATCACCAACGGCTGGGGCGCCACCTACAGCCCGTCCTCCGGCGCGGTGACGGGGACGAACGCGACGTACAACGGCACGATCGCGCCGAACGCGAGTGTCAGCATCGGCTACCAGGCCAACCATGGCGGGAACAGCGCGGCGCCGGGTGCTTTTGCGCTCAACGGCAAGACATGTACGGCGAGTTGA
- a CDS encoding nucleobase:cation symporter-2 family protein, translating to MAQTTPAHPVDEVPPVRQLAAFGLQHVLAMYAGAVAVPLIVGGAMKLSPADLAYLITADLLVCGIATLIQCIGFWRFGVRLPIMQGCTFAAVSPMVLIGTTGGGLPAIYGSVIVAGLAIMLLAPVFGKLLRFFPPLVTGTVILIIGISLLPVAGNWVAGGVGSADFGAPKNIALAVFVLAVVLGVQRFAPAFLSRIAVLIGIAVGLAVAVPFGFTDFGGVGDADWVGISTPFHFGAPTFEFSAIVSMLVVALVTMTETTGDLIAVGEMTDRRVEPRSLSDGLRADGLSTVLGGVFNTFPYTAYAQNVGLVGMTRVRSRWVVATAGGILVVLGLLPKLGAVVAAIPAPVLGGAGLVMFGTVAASGLRTLTQVDFKGNNNLTVVAVSVAMGVLPVGVPTIYEKFPDWFQTVMNSGISAGCLTAIVLNLLFNHLPGKARSAAPDPDGLAGGGVEEAVEKPREEIV from the coding sequence ATGGCCCAAACCACCCCTGCGCATCCCGTGGACGAAGTACCTCCGGTACGACAGCTCGCCGCCTTCGGTCTCCAGCACGTGCTCGCGATGTACGCGGGCGCCGTGGCCGTCCCGCTGATCGTCGGCGGTGCGATGAAGCTGTCACCGGCGGACCTGGCGTATCTGATCACCGCCGACCTGCTGGTGTGCGGCATCGCCACCCTCATCCAGTGCATCGGCTTCTGGCGTTTCGGCGTGCGACTGCCGATCATGCAGGGTTGCACCTTCGCGGCCGTGTCCCCCATGGTCCTGATCGGCACCACGGGCGGCGGACTCCCGGCGATCTACGGCTCGGTGATCGTCGCGGGACTCGCGATCATGCTGCTCGCCCCGGTCTTCGGCAAGCTGCTGCGCTTCTTCCCGCCGCTGGTCACGGGCACGGTGATCCTGATCATCGGTATCTCCCTGCTGCCGGTCGCGGGCAACTGGGTGGCCGGCGGCGTCGGATCGGCGGACTTCGGCGCACCGAAGAACATCGCGCTGGCCGTCTTCGTCCTGGCGGTGGTGCTGGGGGTGCAGCGGTTCGCGCCCGCATTCCTGAGCCGGATCGCGGTACTGATCGGCATCGCGGTGGGCCTGGCGGTGGCCGTTCCCTTCGGGTTCACGGACTTCGGCGGGGTCGGGGACGCGGACTGGGTCGGGATCAGCACGCCGTTCCACTTCGGGGCACCGACGTTCGAGTTCTCGGCGATCGTGTCGATGCTGGTGGTGGCGCTGGTGACGATGACCGAGACGACCGGTGACCTGATAGCGGTCGGCGAGATGACGGACCGCAGGGTCGAACCGCGATCCCTCTCGGACGGTCTGCGCGCGGACGGCCTGTCGACCGTGCTCGGCGGTGTCTTCAACACCTTCCCCTACACGGCGTACGCCCAGAACGTGGGCCTCGTCGGCATGACCCGGGTGCGCAGCCGCTGGGTCGTCGCCACGGCCGGCGGCATCCTGGTCGTGCTGGGGCTGCTGCCCAAACTGGGCGCGGTCGTCGCGGCGATACCCGCTCCGGTGCTGGGCGGGGCGGGCCTGGTCATGTTCGGGACGGTGGCGGCGAGCGGCCTGAGGACCCTCACCCAGGTGGACTTCAAGGGGAACAACAACCTGACCGTGGTGGCCGTCTCGGTGGCCATGGGTGTACTGCCGGTCGGCGTGCCGACGATCTACGAGAAGTTCCCCGACTGGTTCCAGACGGTGATGAACAGCGGCATCAGCGCGGGCTGCCTCACGGCGATCGTGCTGAACCTGCTCTTCAACCACCTTCCGGGGAAGGCCCGTTCAGCCGCTCCCGACCCGGACGGCCTGGCGGGCGGCGGCGTCGAGGAGGCTGTCGAGAAGCCCCGGGAAGAGATCGTCTAG
- a CDS encoding FAD-dependent oxidoreductase, protein MLRVAVVGSGPSGCYTAQSLVQQDPDVLVDVLDRLPCPYGLVRYGVAPDHEKIKSLQTSLRTILEHERVRFLGGVGIGPGGVPAERLRELYHAVVYCVGAATDRHLGIPGEELPGSWSATEFVSWYSAHPDSAADGFVAGARSAVVIGVGNVAVDVTRMLARGVTELSPTDIPHPALTALAASRVTEVHMVGRRGPSQARFTTKELRELGSLPDTEVAVHAEELARDPAYLDPSALPAPQRRNVEVLRGWAAAESRPSAHRISLRFFLRPVELLANGGRVGAVRFERTVPDGRGGVRGTGEFEEIEAQLVLRSVGYLGVPLEGLPFDPATGTVPHLGGRVLREGTVAPGEYVAGWIKRGPTGVIGTNRPCAKETATSLLEDASTLVHKDLPGDPLEALRAAGVEPVGWSGWCAIEAAEAELGASLGRGVVKLPDWQSLMNAARGR, encoded by the coding sequence GTGCTGCGTGTCGCCGTCGTCGGCTCCGGGCCCAGCGGGTGCTACACCGCCCAGAGCCTCGTCCAGCAGGACCCCGACGTGCTCGTCGACGTCCTGGACCGGCTCCCCTGCCCGTACGGCCTGGTGCGCTACGGGGTGGCACCGGACCACGAGAAGATCAAATCGCTCCAGACCAGTCTGCGGACGATCCTGGAGCACGAGCGGGTGCGGTTCCTCGGCGGTGTCGGGATCGGCCCCGGCGGGGTGCCGGCCGAGCGGCTGCGCGAGCTGTACCACGCCGTGGTGTACTGCGTGGGCGCCGCCACCGACCGGCATCTGGGGATCCCGGGCGAGGAGCTGCCGGGCAGCTGGTCGGCGACGGAGTTCGTGTCCTGGTACAGCGCGCATCCCGACTCCGCGGCCGACGGTTTCGTGGCGGGCGCCCGGTCGGCGGTGGTCATCGGTGTGGGCAACGTCGCCGTCGACGTGACGCGGATGCTGGCGCGCGGGGTGACCGAGCTCAGCCCGACCGACATCCCGCATCCGGCGCTCACCGCGCTGGCGGCCAGCCGGGTGACGGAGGTCCACATGGTGGGCCGGCGGGGCCCTTCCCAGGCCCGCTTCACCACCAAGGAGCTGCGCGAGCTCGGTTCGCTTCCGGACACCGAAGTGGCCGTGCACGCGGAGGAGTTGGCGCGCGACCCGGCCTACCTCGACCCCTCCGCCCTGCCGGCGCCGCAGCGCCGGAACGTGGAGGTGCTGCGGGGCTGGGCGGCCGCGGAGTCACGGCCGTCCGCCCACCGGATCTCGTTGCGGTTCTTCCTGCGCCCCGTCGAACTCCTCGCCAACGGCGGACGCGTGGGCGCGGTCCGCTTCGAGCGCACGGTGCCGGACGGACGCGGCGGCGTCCGCGGCACTGGTGAATTCGAGGAGATCGAGGCCCAGTTGGTGCTGCGCTCGGTGGGCTACCTCGGGGTGCCGCTGGAGGGTCTGCCGTTCGACCCCGCCACGGGAACCGTTCCCCACCTCGGCGGGCGGGTCCTGCGCGAGGGCACGGTGGCCCCGGGTGAGTACGTGGCCGGCTGGATCAAGCGCGGCCCGACAGGCGTCATCGGCACGAACCGGCCATGCGCGAAGGAGACGGCGACGTCCTTGCTGGAGGACGCCTCCACGCTCGTCCACAAAGACCTGCCCGGCGACCCGCTGGAGGCGCTGCGGGCGGCGGGCGTCGAGCCGGTGGGATGGTCGGGCTGGTGCGCGATAGAGGCGGCGGAAGCGGAGCTGGGAGCCTCGCTGGGCCGAGGTGTGGTGAAACTCCCGGACTGGCAGTCCCTGATGAACGCCGCGCGTGGTCGTTAG
- a CDS encoding DUF6214 family protein: MSVWPAWEVREDAGAMAWFDVRLVFSDGARVDALAVVAQGGVCLEDVRATPALSLDDLGVLADWIEGPLFAACGREPEVAAGEAGPRRARPAWPRGLEGRWLVAQEYRAAQEDGVDPVLAVMCATGHSRRKSLRLISQARDAGFLTPRHARR; the protein is encoded by the coding sequence GTGTCCGTGTGGCCCGCGTGGGAAGTGCGGGAGGACGCCGGTGCGATGGCGTGGTTCGACGTCCGGCTGGTCTTCTCCGACGGCGCCCGGGTCGACGCGCTCGCCGTGGTGGCCCAGGGAGGTGTCTGCCTGGAGGACGTACGGGCAACGCCCGCCTTGTCACTGGACGACCTGGGCGTGCTCGCGGACTGGATCGAGGGGCCGCTCTTCGCGGCCTGCGGAAGGGAGCCCGAGGTGGCGGCCGGGGAGGCCGGACCGCGTCGTGCTCGCCCGGCCTGGCCGCGCGGCCTGGAGGGGAGATGGCTGGTGGCGCAGGAGTACCGGGCCGCCCAGGAGGACGGCGTCGACCCGGTCCTCGCCGTGATGTGCGCGACCGGGCACAGCCGCCGCAAATCGCTCCGGCTCATCTCGCAGGCGCGTGACGCGGGCTTCCTGACACCACGTCACGCGCGGCGCTGA
- a CDS encoding DUF305 domain-containing protein: MVSTVLFRRAPYATIALAALAALALGGCDSDADPKSASATGPSVLVPGKPGEANRTLSAQDAEEQRADDDAPNSADVSYARMMIAHHAQALELTELAPQRAESARLKALAERISAAQGPEIEAMRAWLKEYGQSEKSDAHAHTRMPGMATEAQLEKLRAAKGKAFDELFLTLMITHHEGAITMATDVKGQGNNVRIEEMADDVVAQQTSEINRMRNML; the protein is encoded by the coding sequence ATGGTGAGCACCGTGCTTTTCCGCCGCGCGCCGTACGCGACGATCGCTCTGGCCGCGCTGGCAGCCCTGGCCCTCGGGGGCTGCGACTCGGACGCGGACCCGAAGTCCGCCTCGGCGACCGGGCCTTCGGTGCTGGTGCCCGGCAAGCCCGGTGAAGCGAACCGCACGCTGTCGGCCCAGGACGCGGAGGAGCAGCGGGCCGACGACGACGCCCCCAACTCGGCGGACGTCTCGTACGCGCGGATGATGATCGCGCACCACGCCCAGGCCCTGGAACTGACCGAACTGGCCCCGCAGCGCGCCGAGTCGGCGCGGCTCAAGGCCCTCGCCGAGCGGATCTCCGCCGCCCAGGGGCCGGAGATCGAGGCGATGAGGGCCTGGCTGAAGGAGTACGGCCAGTCCGAGAAGAGCGACGCCCACGCGCACACCAGGATGCCCGGCATGGCGACCGAGGCGCAGTTGGAGAAGTTGCGCGCGGCGAAGGGGAAGGCCTTCGACGAGCTCTTCCTCACCCTGATGATCACTCACCACGAGGGGGCGATCACCATGGCGACGGACGTGAAGGGGCAGGGCAACAACGTCCGGATCGAGGAGATGGCGGACGACGTGGTGGCCCAGCAGACGAGCGAGATCAACCGCATGCGGAACATGCTCTGA